The Coffea arabica cultivar ET-39 chromosome 4e, Coffea Arabica ET-39 HiFi, whole genome shotgun sequence genome includes a window with the following:
- the LOC113719541 gene encoding uncharacterized protein isoform X1: protein MRWEKLQVEEGVGPGKRWGHTCNAIKGGKLLYVFGGYGKDNCQTNKVHVFDTVSRTWNEPAMNGVLPAPRDSHSCTTVGDNLFVFGGTDGRSPLGDLQILDTSSNTWISPSVRGDGPAPREGHSAALIGKRLFIFGGCGKYDGLEKYYDDVYILNTETFFWKRVEPSGTPPSKRDSHTCSSWKNKIIVIGGEDVSDYYLSDVHILDADSLVWCKLNTTGQLLPPRAGHTTVALGKYLFVFGGFSDEQNLYDDVYVLDMENGAWTKVMATGEGPSARFSMAGEVLDPYMGGVLVFMGGCNKNLEALADMYYLYTGLTREYGREERRLEKLSMRKQLKLRCQEQNPLVTAEGIAATHQPMHVTSYVQPNLQNIHQNQYQTAGGKKTFEARVTKSFADGYTIETFIDGKPLHGLLFRNKPINSMEVDDSTRKVAAVETDGATVNGDQTTSNITRPVEHKVKDVIQAHGVVQENACPPEAQLEAVATEMKIQEPAEALLFLEVGAVKPSAALDVKIKTNGLNNLPHPSSELPEDCVSTAKECVT from the exons ATGAGATGGGAAAAGTTGCAGGTAGAAGAAGGTGTTGGACCTGGGAAGAGGTGGGGCCACACCTGCAACGCCATTAAAGGAGGGAAGCTTCTCTACGTTTTTGGAGGGTATGGAAAAGATAACTGTCAGACTAACAAAGTTCATGTCTTTGACACAG TTTCTAGGACATGGAATGAGCCGGCGATGAATGGTGTACTACCTGCCCCGAGGGACAGCCACAGTTGTACCACAGTGGGAGATAACCTTTTTGTATTTGGGGGGACTGATGGGAGAAGTCCTCTTGGCGATTTGCAAATATTGGACACCT CATCAAATACATGGATCTCACCAAGTGTCAGAGGTGATGGACCGGCACCTAGGGAAGGCCATAGTGCAGCACTTATTGGTAAAAGACTCTTCATCTTTGGTGGATGTGGCAAATATGATGGTCTTGAAAAGTACTATGATGATGTTTACATATTAAATACAG AGACATTTTTTTGGAAACGTGTTGAGCCATCTGGTACTCCACCAAGTAAGCGAGATAGTCATACCTGTTCGTCTTGGAAGAATAAAATCATTGTGATTGGTGGTGAAGACGTTTCTGATTACTATCTGTCAGATGTTCATATACTTGATGCAG ATAGTCTTGTTTGGTGCAAGTTGAACACCACAGGCCAATTGCTGCCACCTCGGGCTGGACATACAACTGTTGCCTTGGGCAAGTACTTGTTTGTGTTTGGGGGTTTCTCTGATGAGCAGAATCTGTATGATGATGTTTATGTTCTTGATATGG AGAATGGTGCATGGACCAAAGTAATGGCTACTGGTGAGGGTCCTTCTGCCAGATTTTCCATGGCTGGGGAAGTTTTGGATCCATATATGGGAGGTGTGCTTGTATTCATGGGTGGTTGCAATAAGAATCTTGAAGCTCTGGCAGATATGTATTACTTATACACAG GGCTGACTAGGGAATATGGGCGAGAAGAGAGAAGGCTGGAGAAGCTGTCTATGAGGAAACAGCTGAAGTTGAGATGTCAAGAACAAAATCCTCTTGTAACAGCTGAGGGTATTGCTGCTACTCACCAGCCTATGCATGTCACTAGTTATGTCCAACCAA ACTTACAGAACATCCATCAGAACCAATACCAGACTGCTGGTGGGAAGAAGACATTTGAAGCCAGGGTTACTAAAAGCTTTGCAGATGGCTACACAATTGAAACTTTTATCGATGGAAAGCCTCTTCACGGATTATTGTTTCGCAATAAGCCAATAAATAGCATGGAAGTCGATGATTCTACTAG GAAAGTAGCAGCTGTGGAAACTGATGGAGCTACGGTAAATGGTGATCAAACCACATCAAATATAACAAGACCCGTAGAGCATAAAGTCAAAGATGTTATACAGGCACATGGTGTGGTGCAGGAGAATGCATGTCCACCTGAGGCTCAGTTGGAAGCTGTTGCAACTGAAATGAAGATTCAAGAACCTGCTGAGGCTTTACTGTTCCTTGAG GTTGGAGCTGTAAAGCCTTCAGCAGCACTAGATGTGAAAATAAAGACTAATGGGCTAAATAATTTGCCACACCCCAGCAGTGAGTTGCCAGAAGATTGCGTTTCCACAGCAAAGGAATGTGTGACTTGA
- the LOC113719541 gene encoding protein GLUTELIN PRECURSOR ACCUMULATION 3 isoform X2, whose amino-acid sequence MNGVLPAPRDSHSCTTVGDNLFVFGGTDGRSPLGDLQILDTSSNTWISPSVRGDGPAPREGHSAALIGKRLFIFGGCGKYDGLEKYYDDVYILNTETFFWKRVEPSGTPPSKRDSHTCSSWKNKIIVIGGEDVSDYYLSDVHILDADSLVWCKLNTTGQLLPPRAGHTTVALGKYLFVFGGFSDEQNLYDDVYVLDMENGAWTKVMATGEGPSARFSMAGEVLDPYMGGVLVFMGGCNKNLEALADMYYLYTGLTREYGREERRLEKLSMRKQLKLRCQEQNPLVTAEGIAATHQPMHVTSYVQPNLQNIHQNQYQTAGGKKTFEARVTKSFADGYTIETFIDGKPLHGLLFRNKPINSMEVDDSTRKVAAVETDGATVNGDQTTSNITRPVEHKVKDVIQAHGVVQENACPPEAQLEAVATEMKIQEPAEALLFLEVGAVKPSAALDVKIKTNGLNNLPHPSSELPEDCVSTAKECVT is encoded by the exons ATGAATGGTGTACTACCTGCCCCGAGGGACAGCCACAGTTGTACCACAGTGGGAGATAACCTTTTTGTATTTGGGGGGACTGATGGGAGAAGTCCTCTTGGCGATTTGCAAATATTGGACACCT CATCAAATACATGGATCTCACCAAGTGTCAGAGGTGATGGACCGGCACCTAGGGAAGGCCATAGTGCAGCACTTATTGGTAAAAGACTCTTCATCTTTGGTGGATGTGGCAAATATGATGGTCTTGAAAAGTACTATGATGATGTTTACATATTAAATACAG AGACATTTTTTTGGAAACGTGTTGAGCCATCTGGTACTCCACCAAGTAAGCGAGATAGTCATACCTGTTCGTCTTGGAAGAATAAAATCATTGTGATTGGTGGTGAAGACGTTTCTGATTACTATCTGTCAGATGTTCATATACTTGATGCAG ATAGTCTTGTTTGGTGCAAGTTGAACACCACAGGCCAATTGCTGCCACCTCGGGCTGGACATACAACTGTTGCCTTGGGCAAGTACTTGTTTGTGTTTGGGGGTTTCTCTGATGAGCAGAATCTGTATGATGATGTTTATGTTCTTGATATGG AGAATGGTGCATGGACCAAAGTAATGGCTACTGGTGAGGGTCCTTCTGCCAGATTTTCCATGGCTGGGGAAGTTTTGGATCCATATATGGGAGGTGTGCTTGTATTCATGGGTGGTTGCAATAAGAATCTTGAAGCTCTGGCAGATATGTATTACTTATACACAG GGCTGACTAGGGAATATGGGCGAGAAGAGAGAAGGCTGGAGAAGCTGTCTATGAGGAAACAGCTGAAGTTGAGATGTCAAGAACAAAATCCTCTTGTAACAGCTGAGGGTATTGCTGCTACTCACCAGCCTATGCATGTCACTAGTTATGTCCAACCAA ACTTACAGAACATCCATCAGAACCAATACCAGACTGCTGGTGGGAAGAAGACATTTGAAGCCAGGGTTACTAAAAGCTTTGCAGATGGCTACACAATTGAAACTTTTATCGATGGAAAGCCTCTTCACGGATTATTGTTTCGCAATAAGCCAATAAATAGCATGGAAGTCGATGATTCTACTAG GAAAGTAGCAGCTGTGGAAACTGATGGAGCTACGGTAAATGGTGATCAAACCACATCAAATATAACAAGACCCGTAGAGCATAAAGTCAAAGATGTTATACAGGCACATGGTGTGGTGCAGGAGAATGCATGTCCACCTGAGGCTCAGTTGGAAGCTGTTGCAACTGAAATGAAGATTCAAGAACCTGCTGAGGCTTTACTGTTCCTTGAG GTTGGAGCTGTAAAGCCTTCAGCAGCACTAGATGTGAAAATAAAGACTAATGGGCTAAATAATTTGCCACACCCCAGCAGTGAGTTGCCAGAAGATTGCGTTTCCACAGCAAAGGAATGTGTGACTTGA
- the LOC113719225 gene encoding protein SPIRAL1-like 2, with translation MGRGVSSGGGQSSLGYLFGSGEAPKPVTNSAEAPKNQAPVETNVVSLKPTSVAQPVDASKQIPAGIQGNKANNYFRAEGQNSGNFLTDRPSTKVHAAPGGGSSLGYLFGGGNN, from the exons ATGGGTCGTGGAGTGAGCAGTGGTGGAGGACAAAGCTCTCTTGGCTACCTCTTTGGAAGTGGTGAGGCACCAAAACCTGTCACAAACAGTGCAGAAGCTCCTAAAAACCAGGCACCAGTTGAGACCAATGTGGTTTCTCTGAAGCCTACTTCTGTTGCACAACCTGTTGATGCTTCTAAGCAGATTCCTGCTGGCATCCAGGGAAACAAAGCAAACAACTATTTCCGTGCTGAAGGGCAGAATAGTGGCAACTTCCTCACT gatcGGCCGTCTACCAAAGTCCATGCTGCCCCTGGTGGTGGATCTTCGCTGGGTTATCTGTTTGGAGGTGGCAACAACTAA